The following are encoded together in the Fibrobacter sp. UWB13 genome:
- a CDS encoding TraB/GumN family protein: protein MNESNSQSEEIKAPVTGEKSDVYRIRTKDNREIILVGTAHISQVSKELVHDTIETENPNTVCVELDEGRLKSIQDPNRWKNTDLKDVIRKKQLATLIANLVLGSYQKRMGAQTGVKPGSELKEAVDLANEKNIPIVLADRDIKITLKRTWACTPWYRKFSLLGGLFASIFDKTEISEEELQKIKEKDALNSMMQEFGKTFPEVKQVLIDERDQFLASKIKNAPGDKVVAVVGAGHMRGIAGIIEEDKELPSEESISVIPKGTAIWKIIGWSITLAIIASIVLVGYFAGIEKAGQLSLQWAMLTGGGAMLGAIIAGGHPLTILVALVMAPFTGLTPLIGVGFFTALTQVYMRPPRVSEMETLTDDIWQVKRWWKNRVTRVILCFLCPGIPAIIGKILAIFKIYQAF from the coding sequence ATGAACGAATCTAATTCCCAGTCTGAAGAAATCAAGGCACCCGTAACGGGCGAAAAGTCTGACGTTTACCGTATCCGCACCAAGGATAACAGGGAAATCATCCTTGTCGGTACCGCCCACATTTCGCAAGTATCCAAGGAACTCGTCCACGATACCATCGAAACGGAAAACCCCAATACCGTTTGCGTGGAGCTCGACGAAGGCAGACTCAAGTCCATCCAGGACCCAAACCGCTGGAAGAACACAGACTTGAAAGACGTCATACGCAAAAAGCAGCTCGCGACCCTCATCGCAAACCTCGTGCTTGGATCATACCAAAAGCGCATGGGCGCACAGACAGGCGTAAAGCCCGGTTCCGAACTCAAGGAAGCGGTCGACCTCGCCAACGAGAAAAATATCCCTATCGTCCTTGCTGACCGCGATATCAAGATTACGCTCAAGCGCACCTGGGCTTGCACGCCATGGTACCGCAAGTTTAGCCTCTTGGGCGGACTTTTCGCAAGCATTTTCGACAAGACCGAAATCAGCGAAGAAGAACTCCAGAAGATCAAGGAAAAGGATGCCCTCAACTCCATGATGCAGGAGTTCGGCAAGACGTTCCCCGAAGTGAAGCAAGTACTCATCGATGAACGCGACCAGTTCCTCGCGAGCAAAATCAAGAACGCTCCGGGCGACAAGGTTGTTGCAGTCGTGGGTGCAGGGCACATGCGCGGCATCGCAGGCATTATCGAAGAAGACAAGGAACTCCCGAGCGAGGAATCGATTTCCGTCATCCCGAAGGGAACGGCCATTTGGAAGATTATCGGCTGGTCCATTACACTCGCGATTATCGCAAGCATCGTACTCGTCGGCTATTTCGCAGGCATCGAAAAGGCGGGGCAGCTGAGTTTGCAGTGGGCAATGCTCACAGGCGGTGGCGCTATGCTCGGCGCCATTATCGCCGGCGGTCATCCGCTGACCATACTTGTGGCACTAGTCATGGCTCCGTTTACAGGACTTACCCCGCTCATCGGCGTCGGATTTTTCACGGCACTTACGCAGGTCTACATGCGACCGCCTCGCGTGTCTGAAATGGAAACACTAACAGACGACATTTGGCAGGTCAAGCGCTGGTGGAAGAACCGTGTGACGAGAGTCATCCTCTGCTTCTTGTGCCCAGGCATTCCAGCCATCATCGGCAAAATTCTCGCAATTTTCAAGATTTATCAAGCATTTTAG
- a CDS encoding endo-1,4-beta-xylanase: MSLKKTFSGIALGAALLGAGISSTFAADETLRSLADKNGIYIGAILNSQWFGGGLPGNYEQIHKQQFNIVVAENEMKFDATEPQEGRFNYNNGDKMVRYAQQNGMRVRGHALAWHSQVPGWVNNYKNDKQKLLKVLKNHIQNVVGHWKGKVAEWDVVNEAISNNEPQWRTGSVWYQGIGPEFIDSAFVWAHAVDPDAELCYNDYNLEQGVNPKAKAGFLLEQVKRWVANGIPIHCVGSQTHVEDTTTDKHFIGSPDSLRSLAKELAKLNVKLKITELDIGFKSGINVSKSDLERQGQTFRQYLDIILEEPNADTYLIWGVSDKWSWLGGLNRQKGLIYDDNLKPKPAFDSILVRLQTYEPPKDSVKQDSVAQDSIKKDSTVKDSTKKDSTDAIGKITSRTTMSAYVAGRTLFVTGTSAKTAKVDLFDMQGRPVFSTKSENGMVDLKDIAEGLYVVQIRSGSNKIVQRVNVK, encoded by the coding sequence ATGAGTTTGAAGAAAACTTTTTCAGGGATTGCACTTGGTGCAGCCCTTCTTGGCGCAGGTATATCAAGTACCTTTGCTGCAGACGAAACATTAAGATCCCTTGCAGATAAAAACGGCATCTACATCGGAGCGATTCTGAACTCGCAGTGGTTTGGCGGCGGCCTGCCCGGCAATTACGAACAAATCCACAAGCAGCAATTCAACATCGTCGTTGCCGAAAACGAGATGAAATTCGACGCCACCGAACCGCAAGAAGGAAGATTCAATTACAACAATGGCGACAAGATGGTCCGTTACGCACAGCAAAACGGCATGCGCGTCCGTGGCCACGCCCTCGCCTGGCACAGCCAAGTTCCGGGCTGGGTGAACAACTACAAGAACGACAAGCAGAAACTGCTCAAGGTGCTCAAGAATCACATCCAGAATGTGGTCGGGCACTGGAAAGGCAAAGTAGCCGAATGGGACGTGGTGAACGAAGCTATCAGCAACAACGAGCCCCAGTGGCGCACCGGTTCCGTTTGGTACCAGGGCATCGGTCCGGAATTCATCGACTCCGCATTCGTATGGGCTCACGCTGTAGACCCGGATGCAGAACTCTGCTATAACGACTACAATCTCGAACAGGGAGTCAATCCGAAAGCAAAGGCCGGCTTCTTGCTGGAGCAGGTGAAGCGCTGGGTTGCAAACGGCATTCCTATCCATTGCGTGGGTTCCCAGACGCATGTGGAAGACACCACCACCGACAAGCACTTTATCGGTTCGCCGGATAGCCTCCGTTCCCTCGCCAAGGAACTTGCAAAACTCAATGTCAAGCTGAAAATCACCGAACTCGATATCGGATTCAAGAGCGGCATCAATGTCAGTAAGAGCGACCTTGAACGTCAGGGACAAACATTCCGTCAATACCTCGACATCATTCTTGAAGAACCGAATGCGGACACGTATCTGATTTGGGGCGTATCTGATAAATGGAGCTGGCTTGGCGGCCTGAACAGACAAAAAGGACTTATCTACGACGACAATTTGAAACCGAAGCCGGCATTTGACAGCATCTTGGTAAGACTCCAGACTTACGAACCGCCGAAGGATTCTGTCAAGCAGGATTCCGTTGCACAAGACTCCATCAAGAAGGATTCAACAGTCAAGGATTCTACGAAAAAGGACTCCACCGACGCTATCGGAAAAATCACTAGCAGAACGACGATGTCCGCATACGTTGCTGGCCGCACACTGTTCGTAACGGGAACGAGCGCCAAGACCGCAAAGGTCGACTTGTTCGATATGCAAGGACGTCCCGTGTTCAGCACCAAGAGCGAAAATGGAATGGTGGACTTGAAGGATATTGCCGAAGGGCTTTACGTAGTACAGATACGCTCAGGGAGCAACAAGATAGTGCAACGCGTAAACGTAAAATAA
- a CDS encoding fibrobacter succinogenes major paralogous domain-containing protein encodes MNMNYLSSALVIVLVASSASLAAPKAKKNEIKDARDKQKYRTVVIDGRKWMADNLNYSMPGSTCYREDEDNCMVYGRLYTWEAAQKACPAGFHLPTNEEFESLWKAAGGDFNAGYLIKANYGWSGETNGNDTLKFSAMPAGNMFDDGTYGNENKFAFFWSSSTEGGDASVWYLSSKSMGFSYMMKPKNFGFSVRCVE; translated from the coding sequence ATGAATATGAATTATCTATCATCAGCTCTTGTCATTGTACTTGTCGCCTCTAGCGCATCTCTTGCAGCCCCCAAAGCAAAGAAAAACGAAATCAAGGACGCTCGCGATAAACAGAAATATCGCACCGTCGTCATTGACGGTCGCAAGTGGATGGCGGACAACTTAAACTACTCGATGCCCGGTAGCACTTGCTATAGGGAGGATGAAGATAATTGCATGGTTTACGGTCGCCTCTACACGTGGGAAGCCGCGCAAAAGGCATGCCCCGCAGGTTTCCATTTGCCGACGAATGAAGAATTTGAAAGTCTTTGGAAAGCTGCCGGTGGTGACTTCAATGCCGGTTACTTGATCAAGGCGAATTATGGTTGGTCCGGCGAAACTAATGGCAATGATACGCTCAAGTTCAGCGCGATGCCCGCCGGCAATATGTTCGACGATGGCACTTACGGCAATGAAAATAAGTTCGCGTTTTTCTGGAGCTCAAGCACCGAAGGGGGCGATGCTTCGGTCTGGTACCTCTCCTCAAAATCCATGGGCTTCAGCTACATGATGAAACCCAAAAATTTCGGGTTCTCCGTGAGATGCGTTGAATAA
- a CDS encoding flavodoxin — MSRKFKLSLAMASVVAVSAMFAGCNEEQPKAESKTAQSEVQNAPAVKSAKSVVVYYSQTGATKKLAQIFKSARNADEFELTLAKPYPSTYDSTIAAVRAERESKQWPALVNAKLDVAKYDTVFIGYPIMFGTFTPPIYSFLDANDLSGKVVVPFCTYGSGGRKASAAELKTLEPNANVTLAYGISNKRINAEKGIETATREVEGFFADLATGKTDEMLMGGYSGQRPLTADDSAAFAEATKDYAYLNLKPLSVSSQVVAGMNYLFVCEMKAFGGPATQTNVKIFKPLPGQGEAQLIAVEK; from the coding sequence ATGTCCCGTAAGTTTAAATTATCACTTGCAATGGCATCTGTTGTTGCTGTTTCGGCTATGTTTGCCGGTTGCAATGAAGAACAGCCCAAGGCTGAATCTAAAACGGCTCAGTCTGAAGTGCAAAATGCACCTGCGGTAAAATCTGCAAAGTCGGTGGTGGTTTATTATTCGCAGACGGGTGCCACAAAAAAGCTGGCGCAAATTTTCAAGAGCGCTCGCAATGCCGATGAATTTGAACTGACGCTTGCAAAACCGTACCCGTCCACTTACGATAGCACGATTGCTGCCGTCCGTGCAGAACGTGAATCTAAACAGTGGCCCGCTCTCGTGAATGCAAAACTCGATGTGGCAAAGTACGATACGGTGTTCATCGGTTACCCGATTATGTTTGGAACGTTCACTCCGCCGATTTACTCGTTTTTGGATGCTAATGATTTGAGTGGCAAGGTCGTGGTGCCGTTCTGCACTTACGGCAGTGGTGGTCGCAAGGCGAGTGCCGCAGAACTCAAGACTCTTGAACCGAACGCCAACGTGACGCTCGCTTACGGAATTTCTAACAAGCGAATCAATGCAGAAAAGGGCATTGAAACTGCAACTCGTGAGGTCGAAGGTTTCTTTGCAGACCTCGCAACGGGCAAGACCGATGAAATGCTCATGGGTGGGTATTCTGGACAGCGCCCGCTTACGGCTGACGATTCCGCAGCATTTGCCGAAGCAACGAAGGATTACGCTTACCTTAACTTGAAACCGCTCAGCGTCTCTTCGCAGGTGGTCGCAGGCATGAACTATCTCTTCGTTTGTGAAATGAAGGCTTTTGGTGGCCCGGCTACGCAGACGAACGTGAAAATTTTCAAGCCGCTCCCGGGTCAGGGCGAAGCCCAGCTCATCGCCGTAGAAAAGTAA
- a CDS encoding endo-1,4-beta-xylanase yields the protein MNKHRISKFILSAAIIGAGFVNANAADETIRELAKERGRFIGTILNSEWFNDDIEPEFEEIHKTQFNVVVAENEMKFDATEPKEDEFNFEKGDKMVKYAQANGLRVRGHALAWHSQVANWVNNYSGQKEKLLAVLKNHITKVVGHWKGQIAEWDVVNEAVNDDYNADWRSTNSAWYEGIGAEFLDSAFVWAHEADPDAELCYNDYSIEWGLREGSKASFVVEQVKRWKANNIPITCVGTQTHIEIAHETTPQNVRALAKALADLGVTLNITELDIGFPKGSAGKLTEADYAKQGHLYRQFMDVFLEEPNMGEFVIWGLTDAHSWLDEQQGKTEGLLYDKQYKPKPAYDSVMASLKAHPASEVKTPYPESVLNPPKDCGTENCGDSIIAIKPNVFANNIFIHLAGRTLFITGLASKTAARVDIFDMQGHLVFRAKNVKGNIELSSIPEGLYVVQIRQGVTRFTKRIAIK from the coding sequence ATGAATAAACATCGTATTTCAAAATTTATACTCAGTGCCGCAATTATAGGCGCAGGCTTTGTAAACGCCAATGCCGCTGACGAAACCATTCGTGAGCTCGCCAAGGAGCGCGGCCGCTTTATCGGCACCATTTTGAACAGCGAATGGTTCAACGACGATATCGAACCTGAATTCGAAGAAATCCACAAGACACAATTCAACGTGGTCGTTGCCGAAAACGAAATGAAGTTCGACGCCACCGAACCCAAAGAAGACGAATTCAACTTCGAAAAGGGCGACAAGATGGTCAAATACGCACAAGCCAACGGGCTCCGCGTTCGCGGACACGCTCTCGCCTGGCACAGCCAAGTCGCCAACTGGGTGAACAACTACAGCGGACAAAAAGAAAAGCTACTCGCCGTCCTCAAAAACCATATCACCAAAGTCGTCGGCCACTGGAAAGGTCAAATCGCCGAATGGGACGTAGTGAACGAAGCCGTCAATGACGATTACAATGCCGACTGGCGTTCCACAAACTCTGCATGGTACGAAGGCATCGGCGCAGAATTCCTGGACTCCGCATTTGTCTGGGCACACGAAGCCGACCCGGATGCAGAACTCTGCTACAACGACTATTCCATCGAATGGGGCCTCCGCGAAGGTTCCAAGGCAAGCTTTGTCGTAGAACAGGTCAAGCGCTGGAAAGCAAACAACATTCCTATCACTTGCGTAGGCACACAAACCCACATCGAAATTGCACACGAAACAACTCCGCAAAACGTGCGCGCCCTTGCCAAAGCACTTGCAGATCTCGGCGTGACGTTGAACATTACCGAGCTCGACATTGGATTCCCGAAGGGTTCAGCAGGCAAGCTCACCGAAGCAGACTACGCCAAACAAGGGCACTTGTACCGCCAATTCATGGACGTATTCCTCGAAGAGCCGAACATGGGCGAATTCGTGATTTGGGGATTGACCGATGCACACAGCTGGCTCGACGAACAGCAGGGCAAGACCGAAGGACTTCTTTACGACAAGCAATACAAACCGAAGCCCGCATACGATAGCGTCATGGCAAGCCTTAAGGCACACCCTGCTTCTGAAGTTAAAACTCCGTACCCGGAATCTGTTCTCAATCCGCCTAAAGATTGCGGAACGGAAAATTGCGGTGATTCCATAATTGCAATCAAGCCGAACGTTTTCGCGAACAACATTTTCATACACCTTGCCGGACGCACATTGTTCATAACAGGTTTGGCTTCGAAGACTGCTGCGAGGGTCGACATATTCGACATGCAGGGTCACCTCGTATTCAGAGCAAAGAATGTTAAAGGAAACATTGAGCTTTCTTCAATTCCTGAAGGATTATACGTTGTTCAAATTCGCCAAGGCGTAACAAGATTCACCAAACGAATCGCCATTAAGTAA
- a CDS encoding Crp/Fnr family transcriptional regulator encodes MVEPISQIVKKIPFWGNLSLEEKALVSQRAMIKHFNKDQIVSSNSSACLGIILILSGGIRVSLISDEGREVTLYRAHANEFCISTASCVIHQLTFETIVTAEDDTTVLVIPSSVCAKLMDSNIHVRSFVFERETERYSQTIWAIQQMLFKRFDQRLANYLINSYESGDKPEVKKTQEEIARDVNSAREVVARMLKEFAAKGLVEIKRGAIVLRNIEGLKKLL; translated from the coding sequence ATGGTCGAACCGATTAGTCAAATTGTCAAGAAAATTCCGTTTTGGGGAAATCTTTCGCTTGAAGAAAAAGCGTTAGTTTCGCAACGCGCGATGATCAAGCACTTTAATAAAGACCAGATTGTCAGCAGCAACAGTTCCGCTTGCCTCGGGATTATCCTCATTTTGAGCGGAGGCATCCGCGTGAGCCTTATCTCGGATGAAGGTCGCGAAGTCACACTGTACCGTGCGCACGCGAACGAATTTTGTATTTCGACAGCCTCATGCGTGATCCACCAGTTGACATTCGAAACAATCGTCACCGCTGAAGATGACACAACCGTACTCGTCATCCCCTCCTCCGTTTGCGCCAAGTTGATGGATTCGAACATTCACGTGCGTTCATTCGTTTTTGAACGTGAAACGGAACGCTATTCACAGACAATTTGGGCGATTCAGCAGATGCTATTCAAGCGTTTCGACCAACGCCTCGCCAATTACTTGATTAATTCATACGAAAGTGGCGACAAGCCCGAAGTCAAAAAGACACAAGAAGAAATCGCGCGAGACGTGAATTCCGCCCGAGAAGTGGTCGCCCGCATGCTCAAGGAATTCGCCGCCAAAGGGCTTGTTGAAATCAAGCGCGGCGCAATCGTGCTCCGCAATATCGAAGGCTTGAAAAAGCTGCTATAG